In a genomic window of Chryseobacterium sp. G0162:
- a CDS encoding FAD-dependent oxidoreductase has protein sequence MYRDGARKSIWQDEIKKNSTENDLSQWFDTAIVGGGITGVSTALKLQESGQKCIILEAANIGFGTTGGTTAHLNDFFDTTFAQAIQDFGLENAKLYAESGKDAIQIIENNITRYSINCDFARKSAYLFALDEDQEKRLKDIVTGAAQIGHEMTYVNEIPFPIPFTEAVLIPGQGQFHPIKYIKALCEAFIRLGGAIEGKCVCENHEEHADHVVLTTSKGDIMAKNVIYATHIPPGSNLLHFTNAPYRSYAMAFTLKDSSFPRDLGYDLCEPYHYYRIQEMNDENLLIAGGEDHKTGHSDDTGECFSKLENYVREHFDVETTYYSWSSQYYEPIDGFPYIGKLPGTKERIFVATGFRGNGMIFGTLSAQIFHDLIVTGKSKYEYLFSPARIKPIAGFSDFVKENTAVAFDYVKDKIFVEKIDSLSEIKPGEAKVFRYESDHYALYKELNGTFHLLRSKCPHASCEVRWNSAELSWDCPCHGSRFNINGKLLTGPSTKNLDKIFPFQKK, from the coding sequence ATGTATAGAGATGGAGCCAGAAAAAGTATATGGCAGGATGAAATTAAGAAAAATTCAACAGAAAATGATCTCAGCCAATGGTTTGATACCGCTATTGTTGGCGGTGGAATTACCGGAGTTTCGACAGCTTTAAAATTACAAGAATCCGGACAAAAATGTATTATTCTTGAAGCTGCAAATATCGGATTCGGAACCACAGGAGGAACTACAGCACATCTGAATGATTTCTTTGATACCACTTTTGCTCAAGCCATTCAGGACTTTGGACTGGAAAATGCTAAACTGTATGCTGAATCAGGAAAAGATGCCATTCAGATTATTGAAAACAATATCACAAGATACAGCATCAACTGTGATTTTGCCAGAAAATCTGCTTACCTTTTTGCATTGGATGAAGACCAGGAAAAACGATTGAAAGATATTGTAACAGGAGCTGCCCAGATCGGCCATGAAATGACTTATGTAAATGAAATTCCATTTCCAATCCCTTTTACAGAAGCTGTCCTTATTCCCGGACAGGGACAATTTCATCCTATCAAATACATCAAGGCACTTTGTGAAGCTTTTATCCGGCTAGGCGGCGCTATCGAAGGAAAATGCGTTTGTGAAAACCATGAAGAACATGCAGACCACGTTGTTCTTACCACTTCCAAAGGAGATATAATGGCCAAAAATGTAATCTATGCCACCCATATTCCACCAGGCAGTAACCTGCTTCATTTCACTAATGCTCCCTACCGCAGTTATGCTATGGCATTTACATTGAAAGATAGTAGTTTTCCAAGAGACTTAGGCTATGATCTTTGTGAACCTTATCACTATTACCGTATTCAGGAAATGAACGATGAAAATCTATTGATTGCAGGTGGAGAAGATCATAAAACAGGACATTCTGATGATACCGGGGAATGTTTTTCCAAACTGGAAAATTACGTCCGGGAACATTTTGATGTAGAAACAACCTATTACAGCTGGTCCAGTCAATATTATGAGCCTATTGATGGTTTTCCTTATATAGGCAAGCTTCCCGGAACTAAGGAAAGAATATTTGTTGCCACAGGATTCAGGGGAAACGGAATGATCTTTGGTACGCTTTCAGCACAAATTTTTCATGATCTTATTGTGACAGGAAAAAGTAAATATGAATATCTTTTCAGTCCTGCAAGAATAAAACCTATAGCCGGATTTTCAGATTTTGTAAAAGAAAATACAGCTGTGGCTTTTGATTATGTAAAAGATAAAATTTTTGTTGAAAAAATTGATTCTCTATCAGAAATTAAACCCGGAGAAGCAAAAGTCTTTCGATATGAGTCGGATCATTATGCTTTGTATAAAGAGCTTAACGGAACTTTTCATCTCTTGAGAAGTAAATGTCCGCACGCCTCCTGTGAGGTGCGGTGGAATAGTGCAGAACTCAGTTGGGATTGCCCTTGTCATGGCTCAAGATTTAACATCAATGGGAAGCTGCTTACCGGGCCATCCACAAAGAATCTTGATAAAATCTTTCCGTTTCAAAAAAAGTAA
- a CDS encoding SDR family oxidoreductase: MGKLENKSVLITGADSGIGRAVALLFALEGADIGIIYHSSDDDAEKTKAEIENLGKQCIIFQGDINDYEFCEKTTQKIIAAFGKVDILINNAGVQFPADTIEELEERNIRHTFNANIVGMILLTKVIFPYLKEGSSIINTTSVSAYEGHPELLDYSATKGAIVSFTRSLALQAKPKGIRINAVAPGPVATPLTKETFGEKKENPNQPPLGRNATPEEVAYSFLFLASEDAAQITGQVIHPNGGIIVNG; encoded by the coding sequence ATGGGAAAGCTGGAAAACAAATCTGTTCTGATAACAGGTGCCGACAGCGGAATAGGCAGAGCAGTAGCACTCCTTTTTGCTCTGGAAGGTGCTGATATCGGAATTATTTATCACTCAAGTGATGATGATGCAGAAAAAACAAAGGCTGAAATTGAAAATCTGGGTAAACAATGTATTATTTTCCAGGGAGATATCAATGATTATGAATTCTGTGAAAAGACTACTCAAAAGATAATTGCAGCTTTCGGAAAAGTGGATATTCTAATCAATAATGCAGGTGTACAATTTCCTGCGGATACGATTGAAGAACTTGAAGAAAGAAATATCAGGCATACCTTTAATGCCAATATTGTTGGAATGATTCTGCTCACGAAAGTCATATTTCCCTACCTGAAAGAAGGAAGCTCTATCATCAATACAACTTCTGTTTCAGCATATGAAGGCCACCCGGAATTATTGGATTATTCTGCAACAAAAGGCGCTATTGTATCTTTTACCCGTTCACTGGCATTGCAGGCTAAGCCTAAGGGAATCCGGATCAATGCTGTAGCACCTGGTCCGGTAGCAACACCGCTCACCAAGGAAACTTTTGGTGAGAAAAAAGAGAATCCCAATCAACCACCTTTAGGCAGAAATGCAACTCCCGAAGAAGTAGCTTACAGCTTCCTCTTCCTGGCCAGTGAAGACGCAGCACAGATTACCGGACAGGTGATTCACCCCAACGGTGGAATCATTGTAAACGGATAA
- a CDS encoding SDR family NAD(P)-dependent oxidoreductase codes for MERKNKYVLITGATSGIGYELAKQFAKNGYDLVLVARDYEELKNKANEFKKYGINAIPISKNLFSEDEAYSLYSELKMNGISPEILVNDAGQGVYGKFQDTDIHREVDIVNLNIISVIILTKLFIKDRLPKRSGKILNLASVASKVPGPWHSVYHGTKAFVLSWSEAIREELKDIGITVTALLPGPTDTDFFNKADMNQSKIVEDKDTLASPEEVAIDGYNALMNDEDKVISGLKNKLSVAMSNLSTDSMAAHRIAEMQKPVTEN; via the coding sequence ATGGAACGTAAAAATAAATATGTTCTGATTACCGGAGCAACAAGTGGAATAGGCTATGAACTGGCTAAACAGTTTGCCAAAAACGGCTATGATCTTGTTCTTGTTGCCCGGGATTATGAAGAGCTTAAAAACAAAGCCAATGAGTTTAAAAAATATGGAATTAATGCCATCCCTATATCAAAGAATCTTTTCTCAGAAGATGAAGCTTATTCTCTGTATTCTGAATTGAAAATGAATGGAATAAGCCCTGAAATTCTGGTGAATGATGCCGGACAGGGGGTATATGGAAAATTTCAGGATACTGATATTCATCGTGAGGTAGATATCGTTAATCTGAATATCATTTCTGTTATCATATTAACCAAACTGTTTATTAAGGACCGTCTGCCTAAGCGATCGGGAAAGATTTTAAATCTGGCTTCCGTGGCCAGTAAAGTTCCCGGTCCATGGCACTCGGTATATCATGGAACCAAAGCATTTGTCCTGTCATGGTCTGAAGCCATCCGGGAAGAGTTAAAAGACATAGGAATTACGGTAACTGCTCTTCTGCCAGGTCCAACTGATACTGATTTCTTCAATAAAGCAGATATGAACCAAAGTAAAATTGTTGAAGATAAAGATACTTTAGCATCACCTGAAGAAGTAGCTATAGATGGCTATAATGCTTTGATGAATGATGAAGATAAGGTTATTTCAGGATTAAAGAATAAATTATCTGTAGCCATGTCTAATCTTTCCACAGACAGTATGGCTGCTCACAGAATTGCGGAAATGCAAAAGCCGGTTACTGAAAATTAA
- a CDS encoding CinA family protein, whose product MEFQKNLLEYISHCLMTAGETISIAESVTSGCLQLAFSQMPNASLTYKGGITAYTLPEKVRLLNVNKNEAEECDCVSENIAKTMALNIASLFESDWSISTTGYCTPIRNSSYKIFAYFSFSYKGEIILTKKLELHPKTQALNAQLYYTEFILGCFKSELNRLLILK is encoded by the coding sequence ATGGAATTTCAAAAGAATCTTCTAGAATATATAAGCCACTGTCTGATGACTGCCGGTGAAACTATTTCTATTGCTGAAAGTGTAACGTCAGGTTGCTTACAATTAGCTTTTTCACAGATGCCTAACGCCTCTTTAACATACAAAGGCGGAATAACGGCTTATACTTTACCGGAAAAAGTAAGACTATTAAATGTAAATAAGAATGAAGCAGAAGAATGTGACTGCGTTTCGGAAAATATTGCAAAAACCATGGCATTAAACATTGCCAGTCTTTTTGAATCCGATTGGTCTATTTCAACCACAGGGTATTGTACCCCAATACGCAACTCCTCTTATAAGATCTTTGCTTATTTCTCATTTTCTTATAAGGGAGAGATTATCCTCACTAAAAAATTGGAACTGCACCCCAAAACCCAGGCTCTTAATGCCCAGCTATATTACACAGAGTTCATTTTGGGATGTTTTAAAAGCGAACTTAACAGGCTTTTAATATTAAAATAA
- a CDS encoding catalase, with protein MKPEKNNEKAEQLKQHSTSNENEKLTTNQGLKINNNQDSLKAGDRGPSLLEDFILREKITHFDHERIPERVVHARGSGAHGVFKLTRSLAEYTKAKFLTELGKETPVFVRFSTVAGSKGSTDLARDVRGFAIKFYTEEGNYDLVANNMPVFFIQDAIKFPDLIHAVKPEPDNEIPQAASAHDTFWDFISLMPESMHMIMWLMSDRAIPRSLRMMEGFGVHSFKFINEEGKVHFVKFHFKPRLGVHSVAWNEAQTISGVDSDFHKRDLWEAIENGDYPEWDFGVQLIPEEDEDRFDFDLLDPTKLIPEEEVPVEIVGTLTLNRNPDNFFAETEQVAFHPGHIIPGIDFTNDPLLQGRLFSYTDTQLSRLGSPNFHEIPINRSINVVHNNQRDGHMRQQIVKGKSSYDPNSTGGGCPFQAMMSEGGFASQQERISGSKIRERSKSFVDHYSQAKLFYNSQSTPEKEHLHNAFIFELSKVTLPSVREKLVGQLAYIDMFLAWRVAEKLGVEVKKLDWPNQSLPADSNIVELQSEEREPKTKVSEALSMKNTIKNTIKSRKVGFIMASGVYHKHVNDLKIKLEAEGARVEFIAPSLAKVRTDDGSELTPKHSLTSTSSVCFDALVICSGGDSIKELMIPENKHLVLHFINEAYKHCKALYFGSGTEPLYHNSNVAAKKYEDPGIITWEDDAATDHFINAISQHRVWDLEMERNAQS; from the coding sequence ATGAAACCAGAAAAAAATAATGAAAAGGCAGAACAACTGAAGCAACACAGTACCTCTAATGAGAATGAAAAGCTTACCACCAATCAGGGTTTAAAGATCAATAACAACCAGGATTCTTTAAAAGCTGGTGATAGAGGTCCATCATTACTCGAAGACTTTATTTTGCGAGAAAAAATTACTCATTTCGATCATGAAAGAATTCCTGAAAGAGTAGTTCATGCCCGAGGATCCGGTGCTCATGGAGTTTTTAAACTTACCAGAAGTCTTGCAGAATATACAAAAGCGAAATTCTTAACGGAATTAGGAAAGGAAACCCCTGTTTTTGTAAGATTTTCAACCGTAGCCGGAAGTAAAGGAAGTACCGATCTGGCAAGAGATGTACGCGGTTTTGCCATTAAATTTTATACGGAAGAAGGTAATTATGACCTGGTAGCGAACAATATGCCTGTATTTTTTATTCAGGATGCTATCAAATTTCCGGATCTCATCCATGCCGTAAAACCTGAACCGGATAATGAAATCCCTCAGGCTGCTTCCGCTCATGATACCTTTTGGGATTTTATATCATTGATGCCGGAAAGCATGCATATGATAATGTGGCTGATGAGTGACAGAGCCATTCCGAGAAGCTTGAGAATGATGGAAGGATTTGGCGTACATTCTTTTAAATTCATTAATGAAGAAGGCAAAGTACATTTTGTAAAGTTTCATTTTAAACCCAGACTCGGTGTACACTCTGTTGCCTGGAATGAGGCCCAGACAATTTCAGGAGTAGATTCTGATTTCCATAAAAGAGATCTTTGGGAAGCTATTGAAAATGGAGATTATCCTGAATGGGATTTTGGAGTACAACTGATTCCTGAAGAAGATGAGGACCGCTTTGATTTTGATCTTCTCGATCCCACAAAGCTGATTCCTGAAGAAGAAGTTCCCGTAGAAATTGTAGGAACATTAACCTTAAATAGAAATCCTGATAATTTTTTTGCTGAAACAGAACAGGTAGCCTTCCATCCGGGACATATCATACCTGGAATAGATTTCACCAATGATCCTCTGTTACAAGGCAGGTTATTTTCGTATACCGACACTCAGCTGTCAAGATTGGGCTCTCCCAACTTCCATGAAATACCCATTAACCGCTCTATCAATGTAGTCCATAATAATCAAAGGGATGGCCATATGAGACAGCAGATTGTTAAAGGGAAAAGCAGCTATGATCCTAATTCCACAGGTGGCGGATGTCCTTTCCAGGCTATGATGTCTGAAGGAGGTTTTGCTTCCCAGCAGGAAAGGATTTCGGGGAGTAAAATTCGCGAAAGAAGTAAAAGCTTTGTAGATCATTATTCACAGGCTAAATTATTTTATAACAGCCAGTCAACGCCTGAAAAAGAACATCTTCATAATGCCTTCATTTTTGAATTGTCTAAAGTTACCCTTCCTTCTGTAAGAGAAAAACTGGTAGGACAATTAGCCTATATTGATATGTTTCTTGCATGGCGTGTTGCTGAAAAATTAGGCGTAGAAGTTAAGAAACTGGATTGGCCGAATCAAAGTTTACCGGCAGACAGTAATATTGTAGAACTGCAAAGTGAGGAAAGAGAGCCTAAAACGAAAGTTTCAGAAGCGCTGAGTATGAAAAACACGATTAAGAATACAATTAAAAGCAGAAAAGTCGGATTTATTATGGCCAGCGGGGTTTATCATAAACACGTAAATGATCTGAAAATAAAACTGGAAGCAGAAGGTGCACGTGTTGAATTCATTGCTCCGAGTCTGGCTAAAGTAAGAACTGATGACGGATCAGAGCTTACTCCCAAACATTCTTTAACCAGTACCTCCAGTGTCTGTTTTGATGCCCTTGTTATCTGTTCGGGTGGAGATTCAATAAAAGAACTCATGATCCCTGAAAATAAACATCTGGTACTGCATTTTATTAATGAAGCTTATAAACATTGCAAAGCTCTTTATTTTGGGTCAGGTACTGAGCCTCTTTACCATAATAGCAATGTCGCTGCAAAAAAATATGAAGATCCAGGGATCATTACATGGGAAGATGATGCAGCCACAGATCACTTCATCAATGCCATTTCCCAACACAGAGTCTGGGATCTCGAAATGGAGAGAAACGCTCAATCATAA
- a CDS encoding ferritin-like domain-containing protein yields the protein MPNKILETDTAVSVTKKGTADKATIKKGEMKNSPLHKFFVSALKDIYYAENAILEALEKMQEAATSEDLKDAFEDHHLQTQKHVKRLEKVFQLIDETPEKKECKAIKGIIEEGEEIIKSTEDGSSTRDVGLIIAAQKVEHYEIATYGGLAQLAITMGHDKAADLLERTLQEEEDTDADLTEIAETSINFDAEQED from the coding sequence ATGCCAAATAAAATTTTAGAAACCGATACGGCAGTTTCTGTCACCAAAAAAGGGACGGCAGATAAGGCTACCATCAAGAAAGGTGAAATGAAAAACTCACCGCTTCACAAATTTTTTGTAAGCGCTCTTAAAGATATTTATTACGCTGAAAATGCAATTCTGGAAGCATTGGAAAAAATGCAGGAAGCTGCTACCAGTGAGGATTTAAAAGATGCTTTTGAAGATCATCATCTCCAAACCCAGAAACACGTAAAACGCTTGGAAAAAGTATTTCAACTTATTGATGAAACTCCAGAAAAAAAAGAGTGCAAAGCTATAAAAGGAATCATTGAAGAAGGCGAAGAAATCATCAAATCTACAGAGGACGGTTCTTCAACAAGAGATGTGGGACTTATCATTGCCGCTCAAAAAGTTGAACACTATGAAATTGCTACCTATGGAGGGCTTGCCCAGCTTGCTATTACCATGGGGCATGATAAAGCCGCAGATCTTTTGGAAAGAACTCTTCAGGAAGAAGAGGATACCGATGCTGATCTCACAGAAATAGCGGAAACGTCCATCAATTTTGATGCTGAACAGGAAGATTAA
- a CDS encoding KGG domain-containing protein, which translates to MNTRNSRNRSSRGQSHSPENLEEVYQLGYDHGFNDASRDEDYDDDFSEYENYFDEDNDDYDEDYDEDYDDDYDEDYDDEDNNYNQRSHRGRSSGGGNGNQQRDSMGRFTSGRGNSSRSNGSNGGSRGRSGSNSRSGDNKGRSSGDGTSRRGFASMSKAERTRIARMGGQASHGGGRSGSGNSRNGNSSSNSRSSSNSDSGSSRRSSSSMNRSSRMSGEASHGGGRSSGRSGFGGRRNS; encoded by the coding sequence ATGAACACTAGAAATTCAAGAAATCGTAGCTCAAGAGGACAATCACATTCTCCAGAAAACCTTGAAGAAGTCTATCAATTAGGATATGATCATGGTTTTAACGATGCATCGAGAGATGAAGATTATGACGATGATTTCTCAGAGTATGAAAATTACTTTGATGAAGACAATGACGATTATGATGAAGACTATGATGAAGATTACGACGATGACTATGATGAAGATTATGACGACGAGGATAATAATTATAACCAAAGAAGCCATAGGGGAAGAAGTTCTGGAGGCGGAAACGGAAATCAACAAAGAGACAGTATGGGAAGATTTACTTCCGGAAGAGGTAACTCTTCCCGTAGCAATGGTTCGAACGGAGGTTCTCGTGGACGATCAGGATCAAATTCCAGATCTGGCGACAACAAAGGCAGATCATCAGGAGACGGTACTTCAAGAAGAGGTTTTGCATCTATGAGTAAAGCCGAGCGAACCAGAATTGCGAGAATGGGTGGACAAGCATCTCATGGTGGCGGACGATCTGGCTCAGGTAATTCAAGAAATGGAAACTCTAGCAGTAATTCACGTAGTAGTTCAAATTCTGATTCTGGCAGCTCTAGAAGAAGCTCCTCATCAATGAATAGAAGTTCCAGAATGAGCGGGGAAGCATCACACGGAGGCGGAAGATCTTCCGGAAGATCCGGATTCGGAGGCAGACGTAATTCATAA
- a CDS encoding Crp/Fnr family transcriptional regulator → MVINENILQSAGAEVRDYKPTENIFCEGDTPNYYYQIITGEVKLNNYNEEGKEFIQNFLSDGQSCGESILFINKPYPMNAEAITECSVLRLDKSAFFNLLSTSPKLCMEVTRFLSQRIYYKFVMMLNISSQNPTIRLKGLMDYLKSFQDDESPYSFMIPLTRQQMASLTGLCVETAIRTIKHMERDKILKIENRKILY, encoded by the coding sequence ATGGTTATTAACGAAAATATTTTACAATCAGCGGGAGCCGAAGTAAGAGACTATAAACCCACGGAAAATATCTTCTGTGAAGGAGATACCCCTAACTATTATTATCAGATCATTACAGGCGAAGTAAAGCTGAATAATTACAATGAAGAAGGGAAGGAATTTATACAAAATTTTTTATCAGATGGGCAGAGTTGCGGAGAATCTATTCTATTTATCAATAAGCCTTATCCTATGAATGCAGAAGCCATAACTGAATGTAGTGTTTTACGGCTTGATAAATCTGCATTTTTCAATTTATTAAGTACTTCTCCCAAGTTATGTATGGAAGTTACCCGTTTTTTATCACAACGTATTTATTATAAATTCGTTATGATGCTCAATATTTCCTCACAAAATCCAACTATCAGATTGAAAGGACTGATGGATTACCTTAAGAGTTTTCAGGATGATGAAAGTCCTTATTCTTTTATGATCCCATTAACGAGGCAACAGATGGCAAGCCTTACAGGCCTTTGTGTAGAGACGGCTATAAGAACGATCAAACACATGGAAAGAGATAAGATCCTGAAAATTGAAAATCGTAAAATCTTATATTAA
- a CDS encoding DMT family transporter, whose protein sequence is MMTDTISKDQAVSGWINGFIGVLLFSGSMPATKLAVMEMNPIFATIARAVIAGVLALSVLLIYKEKRPAKNQLFPLALVAIGCVIGFPLLSSLALQYLTSAHSIVFLGMLPLATAIFGVFRGGEKPHPVFWIFSVIGSLLVIGYAFSQGISASPIGDILMLLAIILCGMGYAEGAKLSKTLGGWQVISWALVLSLPVMLPLFFIYFPSNVASISFRGWFGLGYISLFSMFIGFIFWYKGLAQGGITTVGQLQLLQPFFGLALAAYLLHEQVSIGMLGITVGVILCVAGTKKFAK, encoded by the coding sequence ATGATGACAGATACAATTTCAAAAGACCAAGCTGTAAGCGGTTGGATCAATGGTTTTATAGGGGTATTGCTTTTTAGTGGTTCTATGCCAGCTACTAAGCTTGCAGTCATGGAAATGAATCCTATATTCGCAACAATTGCACGTGCAGTAATTGCCGGAGTACTGGCCCTTTCAGTATTGTTGATCTATAAAGAAAAACGACCTGCAAAAAATCAGTTATTTCCTCTAGCCCTTGTGGCTATAGGCTGTGTGATAGGATTTCCATTGCTTTCCTCATTGGCATTGCAATATCTTACCTCTGCGCATTCTATTGTGTTTTTGGGAATGCTCCCATTAGCTACTGCTATTTTTGGGGTTTTTCGTGGTGGAGAAAAGCCACATCCTGTATTCTGGATTTTTTCTGTAATCGGAAGTCTTTTAGTAATTGGCTATGCGTTTTCGCAGGGAATTTCAGCTTCTCCGATCGGCGATATTCTGATGCTTCTTGCCATTATTCTATGTGGAATGGGGTATGCAGAAGGTGCTAAGCTTTCTAAAACATTAGGAGGATGGCAGGTTATTTCATGGGCACTTGTTTTATCTCTGCCTGTTATGCTTCCTTTATTTTTTATTTATTTTCCATCCAATGTAGCATCCATAAGCTTTAGAGGGTGGTTTGGCTTAGGTTATATTTCTCTTTTCAGTATGTTTATTGGGTTTATATTCTGGTATAAAGGACTGGCACAGGGTGGAATTACCACAGTAGGGCAGCTTCAGCTATTACAGCCGTTTTTTGGACTTGCTTTAGCGGCATATTTGCTTCATGAGCAGGTAAGTATAGGAATGCTGGGCATTACTGTTGGAGTTATTCTCTGCGTTGCCGGAACCAAGAAATTTGCGAAATAA
- a CDS encoding PLP-dependent aminotransferase family protein — MSKEFLYTEIADGIAYQIRNGVLKAGDKLPSVRMLCNEHKVSMNTAKRVFLELESQSLVESKPQSGYFVSQLLSVKLPLPAVSRPSLIANNDEPDELISKVYENMGKKDITFFSIGIPSGDLLPQAKLKKEIVHAIRELKEGGTEYEELQGNLKLRRMIAVRSLQWSGNLNENDLVTTNGGMNALSFCLMALGKPGDTIAIESPCYPGILQLANGLGLKVLELPTHPTTGIEIDALKKLIPKIDLCLLIPNFNSPLGSCMPDGNKKEIVKILSENNIPLIEDDVYGDLYFGSSRPKCCKSFDKDGNVLYCSSISKTLAPGYRVGWIAPGKYKDKILKLKLLHSTSSISIVNEAVANFMKSGRYEKHLQQLRKTLQSNYQNYVQTIAEYFPEGTKTSRPQGGLSLWVEFDKKIRTTELYDLAIKQNISIAPGRMFTFQEQFENCLRLCIGLPWSEDTQAKLKQVGQLAKRIYLR; from the coding sequence ATGAGTAAAGAATTCTTATACACAGAAATTGCAGACGGTATTGCCTATCAGATTCGAAATGGAGTACTAAAAGCAGGAGATAAACTTCCTTCTGTACGAATGCTATGCAATGAACATAAGGTAAGTATGAACACCGCAAAACGTGTTTTCCTTGAACTTGAATCTCAATCCCTCGTAGAATCGAAACCACAATCCGGATATTTTGTAAGCCAATTATTATCTGTAAAGCTTCCATTGCCAGCAGTAAGCCGTCCTTCTTTGATTGCCAATAATGACGAACCTGATGAATTGATCAGTAAGGTTTATGAAAATATGGGCAAAAAAGACATTACCTTCTTTTCTATTGGAATTCCTTCCGGAGATCTTCTTCCCCAGGCCAAACTGAAAAAAGAGATTGTACATGCCATAAGAGAATTAAAAGAAGGTGGAACAGAATATGAAGAACTGCAGGGAAATCTGAAACTCAGAAGAATGATTGCTGTACGCTCATTACAATGGAGCGGAAATCTTAATGAAAATGACTTGGTAACTACAAATGGCGGGATGAATGCTTTATCCTTCTGTTTAATGGCTCTGGGAAAGCCAGGTGATACCATTGCTATTGAAAGTCCGTGTTATCCGGGAATTTTACAATTGGCAAATGGATTAGGATTAAAAGTACTTGAACTTCCTACTCATCCTACTACAGGGATAGAAATTGATGCTCTAAAGAAATTAATTCCAAAAATTGATTTGTGTCTTTTAATTCCCAATTTTAATTCTCCCTTGGGAAGTTGTATGCCTGACGGAAATAAGAAAGAGATTGTAAAAATTCTGTCAGAAAATAATATTCCATTAATTGAGGATGATGTGTATGGAGATCTATATTTTGGCTCCAGCCGTCCGAAATGCTGTAAATCTTTTGATAAGGATGGAAATGTACTGTATTGCAGCTCCATTTCAAAAACATTGGCTCCAGGATACCGTGTAGGTTGGATTGCTCCTGGAAAATATAAAGATAAAATATTAAAACTTAAGCTTTTACATTCTACCTCCTCCATTTCGATTGTGAATGAAGCGGTAGCCAATTTCATGAAATCCGGAAGGTACGAAAAGCATCTTCAGCAGCTTAGAAAAACGTTACAGAGTAATTATCAGAATTATGTACAAACCATCGCTGAATATTTTCCCGAAGGCACCAAAACCAGCCGTCCACAGGGAGGATTATCTTTATGGGTAGAATTTGATAAGAAAATCCGAACCACAGAACTTTATGATCTTGCCATCAAACAGAATATCAGTATTGCACCCGGAAGAATGTTTACTTTCCAGGAGCAATTTGAAAATTGTTTAAGACTTTGTATCGGGCTTCCATGGTCAGAAGATACGCAGGCAAAACTAAAACAGGTCGGACAACTGGCCAAAAGGATTTATTTAAGATAA
- a CDS encoding Crp/Fnr family transcriptional regulator, with protein sequence MKNINNYLAKVLNVPLQSVNTCSLHYEVKKIPKNQFLLQYGEICRHIFFVEKGLLKMYSIDKNGKEHIIQFAPESWLISDRSSLYFNEKSNYYIEAVEDSEVLFLHPDFFNKLVEQFPNSIERSDFLLQKHIRSLQNRINSLLGETAEERYMKFIKMYPDLLLRVPQWMIASYLGITPESLSRVRKELARKNFVPDNK encoded by the coding sequence ATGAAGAATATTAATAATTATTTAGCCAAAGTTTTAAACGTTCCCCTTCAAAGTGTGAATACCTGCAGCCTGCATTATGAAGTAAAAAAGATTCCTAAAAATCAATTTCTTCTTCAGTACGGCGAAATATGCAGGCATATATTCTTTGTAGAAAAAGGTCTTTTGAAAATGTACTCCATTGATAAGAATGGAAAGGAGCATATTATACAGTTTGCTCCTGAAAGCTGGCTGATTTCTGACCGAAGCAGTCTTTATTTTAATGAAAAATCCAATTACTATATAGAAGCGGTAGAAGATTCGGAAGTTTTGTTTTTACATCCTGATTTCTTCAATAAACTGGTAGAACAATTCCCTAACAGCATTGAACGTAGTGATTTTCTGCTTCAGAAACATATCAGAAGTCTTCAGAATAGGATTAATTCCTTGCTGGGAGAGACTGCAGAGGAAAGGTATATGAAGTTTATTAAAATGTACCCGGATCTGCTTCTTAGAGTTCCTCAATGGATGATTGCTTCTTATCTTGGTATTACTCCTGAAAGCTTAAGCCGTGTAAGGAAAGAACTGGCAAGAAAGAATTTCGTACCTGACAATAAATAA